One genomic segment of Photobacterium sp. DA100 includes these proteins:
- a CDS encoding TolC family protein yields MVGKISVCLTVISLLVTSGCTVLGPKFEGVAPATLPTSWSTQDLAYSKTVTARWWQQFNDPVLNALVDKASQQNLDLEAAGLRILQARAALGVAESFQNPQRQNVSGSVAKIYQNENTFDNASLSFDAAWELDVWGRYALGVESAEATLYASIASYHDILVTITAEVARNYINYRTFQERVLLSERNIEIQRRVERITEIQYESGNVTELDVQQARTQLYNTESALPSLKIGMMQSRNAIAVLLGILPEQAMELLDSSWVNAKVAAFDSKYAATRSRRLTSDYDQFSLIPATSPIHTQVEADLVLRRPDLQLAELQAHAQSSQIGIAEADLYPQFSLFGVIGINSTVPAGNDFSFSDSLNLSLGPAFSWNIFQYGRVESAIRAQDARFQETLTNYNKQVLLAVQEVTNALESYQLNQVQKDLAFRSVDASVRAYNISLTQYENGQISFERLLNSLEKMTRSEDAYAIVKGNVANQVVALYKSLGGGWEAETGRSYLNDALRSQMESRTDWGEMLDDTQLPVLSPGEVPKAVSPFGEPIDPAKQQYPGGP; encoded by the coding sequence TTGGTAGGTAAGATCAGCGTTTGCTTAACAGTGATTTCCCTGCTGGTGACGTCAGGCTGTACGGTGCTGGGGCCGAAATTTGAGGGGGTGGCCCCCGCGACATTGCCGACATCGTGGTCAACACAGGACCTGGCGTACAGTAAGACGGTGACTGCGCGTTGGTGGCAGCAGTTCAATGATCCTGTGCTTAATGCCCTGGTCGACAAGGCCAGCCAGCAAAACCTGGATTTGGAGGCTGCAGGGCTGCGGATCTTACAGGCCCGTGCAGCACTTGGCGTGGCGGAATCTTTTCAGAATCCACAGCGCCAGAATGTGTCGGGAAGCGTGGCGAAAATCTACCAGAATGAAAACACCTTCGACAATGCCTCGTTGAGCTTCGATGCTGCCTGGGAGCTGGATGTCTGGGGGCGCTACGCACTCGGTGTCGAGTCAGCAGAGGCAACCTTGTATGCCTCAATCGCTTCCTATCACGATATTTTGGTTACCATCACGGCTGAAGTTGCCAGGAACTACATCAACTACCGCACCTTTCAGGAGCGGGTGTTGTTATCTGAGCGCAATATTGAAATTCAGCGCCGGGTGGAAAGGATCACCGAGATTCAGTATGAGTCAGGTAATGTTACTGAGCTCGATGTTCAGCAAGCAAGGACCCAGCTATACAACACCGAATCGGCACTGCCAAGTTTGAAAATCGGTATGATGCAGTCACGCAATGCCATTGCGGTATTGCTGGGGATCCTTCCGGAGCAAGCCATGGAGCTGCTAGACAGCTCTTGGGTGAATGCCAAAGTCGCGGCATTTGATAGTAAATACGCCGCGACCCGAAGCCGTAGGCTGACGAGTGATTATGATCAGTTTTCGCTGATCCCCGCAACGTCACCTATCCATACGCAGGTCGAAGCCGACTTGGTGCTGCGCCGGCCCGATCTCCAGTTGGCCGAGTTGCAGGCCCATGCCCAGAGCAGCCAAATCGGTATTGCAGAAGCCGATCTCTATCCGCAGTTTTCCTTGTTCGGTGTGATTGGCATCAACAGTACCGTTCCGGCAGGGAATGACTTTAGTTTCAGCGATTCGCTTAATCTTTCTCTTGGCCCTGCCTTTTCGTGGAATATTTTCCAGTATGGCCGGGTAGAGAGTGCGATCCGAGCCCAAGATGCCCGTTTCCAAGAGACGCTAACCAACTACAACAAGCAGGTCTTGCTGGCGGTACAGGAAGTAACCAATGCTTTGGAGTCTTACCAGCTCAACCAGGTTCAGAAGGATCTTGCTTTCCGCTCTGTTGATGCATCCGTTCGCGCCTACAATATCTCCCTGACTCAGTACGAAAATGGCCAAATCAGTTTCGAGCGCCTGCTAAATTCACTGGAGAAAATGACCCGCAGTGAAGATGCCTATGCGATCGTTAAGGGGAATGTTGCCAATCAGGTCGTTGCGCTCTACAAGTCATTGGGTGGTGGCTGGGAGGCAGAAACCGGCCGTTCATATCTTAATGATGCACTGCGATCCCAAATGGAAAGCCGGACAGACTGGGGCGAAATGCTAGACGACACCCAATTGCCGGTGTTGTCGCCCGGTGAAGTGCCGAAGGCGGTCTCTCCCTTTGGTGAGCCGATAGATCCGGCCAAGCAGCAATACCCAGGAGGTCCATAG
- a CDS encoding FUSC family protein, producing the protein MSKANTQLLRIKQRLSVFQLGNWLLPFCLSDKFKFAFRVAVSLTLAYLIPMALGWSQPSTAATTVMLIASTGSRRESLAKGTLRVLGTIAGGIIGLILVGFFAQDRLLYMVAVSLVVVVVFYIRSAYLNDPTLFMLTGVMILMMYNGGDAEGAFIYGLDRTFMTIFGVVVYTIVGVFLFPPRVEQNLRHLGDELSAAQKALFEAISQPPHQVESESPPDGQELGSPPPGDESAVAKVEDVPPTVAELSKTVFAAQQAFAARYQTLNSECSEISAYKKEWDGTVALYSQISELLLFAAKDHSRSGGHPVDYLRDFEEMRAEVIGLFDRLPDAWEKQEAHPPQSLAAVEYDGERLKQAGHLYRGEAISSGYLLNQLRERLAKLESCISSIDSLTGTVEFELPALKAKPNFNWWDAENAKSAVKVFVTYWLAGAFWIHFNPPGGYNFVIFSTLFVSILSFLPFHPVMLFVLFTLGFVFSVPAYVFLLPQLTLGSELALFIFIYTFVGFYIFKGPITIFFLLGMFTLGIDNSMVYHFGITLTIVTLFYMTVLSVVISYYLPFSSRPEHLVLVFRERFFRHAAGVIHLLQVDHLSVWQKLQLVWRIATMVVALKKLQVWGAKFNTEPYPSLTAEQLTQYIAQCDVFHHHLMTFIKARKQLDESPLLVEAKQGHRDTVIPVLAVALWKADSLNAAKLDVDHLLQDYKRLEERLDEYFSHLELEKYSNSDIAGFYIFLNLKKNIFQSLLNCKQASDEIAWDELQMKRF; encoded by the coding sequence GTGAGTAAAGCCAACACTCAATTACTCCGTATTAAACAAAGACTGTCGGTTTTCCAGTTGGGTAACTGGTTATTGCCTTTTTGCTTGAGCGATAAGTTCAAGTTTGCCTTCCGTGTTGCTGTCAGCCTGACGCTGGCCTACTTGATCCCCATGGCTTTGGGCTGGTCTCAGCCTTCGACCGCGGCAACAACCGTAATGTTGATTGCATCGACGGGGAGCCGCCGCGAATCACTGGCCAAAGGCACACTGCGGGTACTTGGTACTATTGCCGGAGGGATTATCGGGCTAATCCTCGTCGGTTTTTTTGCTCAGGACAGGCTGCTCTACATGGTTGCCGTGTCCCTGGTTGTTGTGGTTGTTTTCTATATTCGCTCAGCATATCTCAACGATCCGACCTTATTCATGCTGACGGGTGTGATGATCCTGATGATGTACAATGGCGGAGATGCTGAAGGTGCTTTTATTTATGGGCTTGATCGCACCTTCATGACGATATTTGGTGTGGTCGTTTACACCATTGTCGGGGTGTTCCTCTTTCCCCCCAGGGTAGAGCAGAATCTCCGTCACCTTGGTGATGAACTGAGCGCCGCACAAAAAGCGTTGTTTGAGGCCATAAGCCAGCCGCCGCACCAAGTAGAGTCAGAGAGTCCCCCTGACGGGCAAGAACTCGGCTCACCGCCGCCGGGTGACGAATCAGCGGTAGCCAAGGTGGAAGATGTTCCTCCCACGGTGGCTGAGCTCAGTAAAACGGTATTTGCAGCCCAGCAAGCCTTCGCAGCTCGGTACCAAACCCTTAACAGTGAATGCAGTGAGATTTCCGCCTACAAAAAAGAGTGGGACGGCACGGTTGCGTTATACAGCCAAATTTCCGAATTGCTCTTATTTGCCGCGAAGGACCATTCACGCTCAGGGGGGCACCCGGTGGATTATCTCCGTGACTTTGAGGAAATGCGTGCCGAGGTGATTGGGCTATTCGACAGGTTGCCGGATGCCTGGGAGAAGCAGGAAGCCCATCCGCCGCAGTCACTGGCGGCCGTAGAATATGATGGGGAAAGGCTGAAGCAGGCCGGGCACTTATACCGCGGGGAAGCGATATCCTCCGGTTATCTGTTGAATCAGCTGCGGGAGCGCCTCGCCAAACTGGAGAGCTGTATCAGCAGTATCGACTCGTTGACCGGGACGGTGGAATTCGAGTTGCCAGCGCTAAAGGCCAAACCCAATTTTAATTGGTGGGATGCCGAGAATGCCAAGTCTGCGGTAAAGGTTTTTGTCACCTATTGGCTGGCTGGGGCATTTTGGATCCATTTCAACCCGCCTGGTGGCTATAACTTTGTTATTTTCAGTACGTTATTTGTCTCTATCCTGTCTTTTTTGCCTTTCCATCCAGTGATGCTTTTTGTTCTGTTTACTCTTGGGTTTGTGTTCTCCGTGCCTGCCTATGTGTTTTTGCTGCCGCAACTGACCCTCGGCTCGGAACTGGCATTGTTTATCTTCATTTATACTTTCGTCGGGTTTTATATTTTCAAGGGACCCATCACTATCTTCTTTCTACTGGGGATGTTTACCCTCGGTATTGACAACAGCATGGTGTATCACTTCGGTATCACCCTCACGATTGTTACTCTGTTCTATATGACGGTGCTGTCAGTCGTGATTTCCTATTACTTGCCTTTCTCAAGCCGCCCCGAACATTTAGTGTTGGTGTTTCGCGAGCGATTTTTCCGCCATGCTGCAGGGGTGATCCACTTACTGCAGGTCGACCACCTGTCGGTTTGGCAGAAACTGCAGCTGGTTTGGCGCATTGCCACTATGGTGGTGGCGCTGAAAAAATTACAGGTGTGGGGAGCGAAATTTAACACCGAGCCCTACCCATCACTGACAGCCGAGCAACTCACTCAGTACATTGCCCAATGCGATGTATTCCACCACCACCTGATGACCTTCATCAAAGCACGTAAGCAGTTAGATGAAAGCCCGCTGCTGGTGGAGGCCAAGCAAGGCCACAGGGACACCGTCATTCCCGTATTGGCTGTTGCCTTGTGGAAGGCAGACTCATTGAACGCGGCTAAGTTGGATGTCGATCATCTCCTGCAAGACTATAAGCGGTTGGAAGAGCGGCTGGATGAGTATTTTTCGCATCTCGAATTGGAGAAGTATTCGAATTCAGACATCGCCGGTTTTTATATCTTCCTAAACTTGAAAAAAAATATTTTCCAGTCGTTGCTCAACTGCAAGCAGGCAAGTGATGAGATTGCTTGGGATGAGCTGCAGATGAAGCGGTTTTAG
- a CDS encoding amidohydrolase produces the protein MLSNLHFDEQTLSQRLMNHRREFHRYPEAAWREFFTTSRIASHLENLGYSLHFSDEIILRSSIMGRDEVLVAQAQERAISWGADITYLAHMDGITGVGAVLDTGRPGPVIALRFDIDAVEVMESEEDAHRPRFLGFASLAPGVAHACGHDAHAAIGLGIAEVLAQNKDLLNGKIKLLFQPAEEGCRAGKAIAESGWLDDVDYFFAAHIGMNVPSGTLVCDPQHFLCSSKFDLHFTGKPAHAGIEPNAGQNALAAACTAVSQMLAIPRHRDGMTRINIGQMHAGDGRNVIPASAVLLGETRGENRALNSYMFQQVENIAEAAAMMHGVKVKLCAQGEAIGLENDLELVELLESVGPESGFTDVLREKDFGASEDAGYLVDRVQSRGGKAIYCLIGSDLTAGHHNGDFDIDESRMLPAVKLLLNAVNALQQPLLRAESASEPSITSN, from the coding sequence GTGTTAAGTAACTTGCATTTCGATGAACAGACGCTGTCTCAGCGCTTAATGAATCATCGCCGGGAGTTTCATCGCTACCCGGAAGCCGCGTGGCGGGAATTTTTTACCACGAGCCGTATCGCTAGCCATCTTGAAAACTTGGGCTACTCGCTGCATTTCAGCGATGAGATCATTCTTCGCTCCTCGATTATGGGGCGCGATGAAGTGCTGGTTGCTCAGGCACAAGAGCGGGCGATTAGTTGGGGAGCGGATATTACCTATCTGGCCCATATGGATGGCATTACCGGGGTTGGAGCGGTGCTCGATACGGGGCGGCCAGGCCCTGTGATTGCGCTGCGTTTTGATATCGATGCCGTTGAAGTCATGGAAAGTGAAGAGGATGCCCATCGTCCTCGGTTCCTGGGTTTTGCTTCACTGGCACCGGGTGTGGCGCATGCATGCGGACACGATGCCCACGCTGCGATTGGCTTGGGAATTGCCGAAGTACTGGCACAAAACAAAGATCTGCTAAACGGTAAGATAAAATTACTGTTTCAGCCAGCAGAAGAAGGGTGCCGTGCGGGTAAGGCCATTGCTGAGAGTGGCTGGCTTGACGATGTGGACTATTTCTTTGCGGCCCATATCGGCATGAACGTGCCAAGCGGGACCTTAGTCTGTGACCCCCAGCATTTCCTCTGTAGTTCAAAGTTTGATCTTCATTTTACGGGCAAACCCGCTCACGCTGGGATTGAGCCCAATGCTGGGCAAAATGCCCTTGCGGCGGCCTGTACCGCGGTAAGCCAGATGCTGGCTATTCCACGCCACCGCGATGGTATGACTCGGATCAACATCGGGCAAATGCATGCCGGCGATGGACGTAATGTCATTCCAGCCAGTGCGGTACTGCTGGGGGAAACGCGTGGTGAGAACCGTGCCTTGAATTCCTATATGTTCCAGCAGGTGGAAAACATTGCCGAGGCTGCGGCGATGATGCATGGGGTGAAAGTTAAACTCTGCGCGCAAGGCGAGGCGATAGGTCTTGAAAACGATCTTGAGCTCGTCGAATTGCTGGAGTCTGTTGGCCCGGAGAGTGGATTTACTGACGTACTCAGAGAAAAAGATTTCGGTGCCAGTGAAGATGCCGGCTATTTGGTTGACCGCGTGCAGTCCCGCGGTGGTAAGGCGATATATTGTCTGATTGGCTCGGACTTAACGGCAGGCCATCACAATGGTGATTTTGATATCGATGAAAGCCGTATGCTGCCCGCGGTTAAGCTGCTGCTCAATGCTGTCAATGCCCTTCAGCAACCACTGTTGCGAGCAGAGTCGGCCAGTGAACCGTCGATAACCAGCAATTGA